The DNA segment CCAACCCTGGTCCCGATGTCCCCCAGTTTCCCAACCCTGGTCCCAATGTCCCTTTGTGTCCCCAGTGACGGTCTTGGTGTCCCTTAGACCCTCCCAAACAAGGTCCCCTGGTGTCCCCTACCCTGGTCCCAATGTCCCTtggtgtccccagccctggtccCGATGTCCCTTAGACCCTCCCTCCCCCGATCCCACCATCCCTcagtgtccccatcccctgtcccTCAGCCCCTCCGGCCCCTgtcccccggtgtccccagcccGCGTCCCCTTGTCCCCACGCACCGGCCAGGCGGAGCCGGACGGTGGCGCGCAGCGGGGCGCCGAGCGCCGGGTGGGTGACGACGCAGGCGTAGACGTCcccgtggtgctggggctgcgcgGGGACCAGCCGCGCCCCCACGCTGCGGCTGTAGGTGCCATCGGGTCCCTGCCGGTGGCCCGAGCTCCACGTCTCGGCCACCGCG comes from the Oxyura jamaicensis isolate SHBP4307 breed ruddy duck unplaced genomic scaffold, BPBGC_Ojam_1.0 oxyUn_random_OJ63494, whole genome shotgun sequence genome and includes:
- the LOC118158988 gene encoding tapasin-like gives rise to the protein TGPYGAVPDQRPPPCPPEPPKVTLSPRPLVVAPGAAAELRCHVSGFYPLDVAVTWRRRAAGSGTSAPAGAAVAETWSSGHRQGPDGTYSRSVGARLVPAQPQHHGDVYACVVTHPALGAPLRATVRLRLAGAWGQGDAGWGHRGTGAGGAEGQGMGTLRDGGIGGGRV